From the genome of Hydrogenophilus thermoluteolus, one region includes:
- a CDS encoding TAXI family TRAP transporter solute-binding subunit, whose translation MKWLTALAVTATVASAPVTHAAQFVTIGTGGVTGVYYAAGGAICRLMNKDRAQHGIRCSVESTGGSVYNINTIRAGELDFGVAQSDVHYNAVKGLKQFKDAGPMTELRAVFSIHPEPLTVVARPDAGIKNFQDLKGKRVNVGNPGSGQRATMELLVPAMGMSFSDFALVSELKADEHGAALCDNKIDAFVYVVGHPSANIQDPTTTCGAKLVNVTGPGVDKLIAQYPYFAPATIPGGMYANNPDPVKTFGVVATLVTSAKVPADVVYQLVKAVFENFDDFKKLHPAFAHLDPKDMIKNGLSAPLHEGAVRYYKEKGWM comes from the coding sequence ATGAAATGGCTCACCGCATTGGCAGTCACCGCAACGGTGGCCAGCGCGCCGGTCACCCACGCGGCGCAATTCGTCACCATCGGCACGGGCGGCGTCACCGGCGTCTATTACGCTGCGGGTGGCGCGATCTGCCGTTTGATGAACAAAGATCGTGCCCAACACGGCATTCGGTGCTCGGTGGAGAGCACCGGTGGTTCGGTCTATAACATCAACACCATCCGGGCGGGCGAACTCGATTTCGGCGTCGCGCAATCCGACGTTCATTACAACGCCGTCAAAGGGTTGAAGCAGTTCAAAGACGCTGGCCCGATGACCGAGCTGCGCGCGGTCTTTTCGATCCATCCTGAGCCGCTCACCGTCGTTGCGCGGCCCGATGCCGGAATCAAAAACTTCCAGGATCTCAAAGGCAAGCGCGTGAACGTCGGGAACCCCGGCTCCGGCCAGCGGGCGACGATGGAACTCCTCGTTCCCGCGATGGGGATGAGTTTTTCCGATTTCGCGCTCGTTTCCGAACTCAAGGCGGACGAACACGGCGCAGCCCTCTGTGACAACAAGATCGACGCGTTCGTCTATGTCGTGGGTCACCCGTCCGCGAACATCCAAGATCCCACCACCACCTGTGGCGCCAAACTGGTCAATGTCACCGGTCCCGGCGTGGACAAGTTGATCGCGCAATACCCCTACTTTGCGCCGGCAACGATCCCCGGCGGCATGTACGCGAACAACCCCGATCCGGTGAAAACCTTCGGGGTGGTCGCCACGCTGGTCACTTCGGCGAAAGTGCCGGCGGACGTCGTCTATCAACTGGTCAAAGCGGTCTTCGAGAACTTCGACGACTTCAAGAAGCTGCACCCGGCCTTCGCCCATCTCGATCCGAAAGACATGATCAAGAACGGGCTCTCGGCGCCGCTGCATGAAGGCGCGGTGCGCTACTACAAAGAGAAGGGCTGGATGTAA